One Gadus morhua chromosome 1, gadMor3.0, whole genome shotgun sequence DNA segment encodes these proteins:
- the LOC115549730 gene encoding 5' exonuclease Apollo: MSVNGHVIPHTPLAVDFWQVRKCPHARLFFLSHMHSDHTVGLTSTWSDRPIYCSPVSAALLKLKLQVKQQWVRPLELDEPYMLPLDDIGKERLTVTLIDANHCPGSVMFLFQGYFGSILYTGDFRYAPSMLREPCLRNDIHIDLLYLDNTNCDATRVLPTRQRATEKIKEIIRSHPDHNVVIGLYSLGKESLIVSLALEFKSWVEVSAERMETLRLLGLPDVFTTDEGAGRLRLVEQTEVRYSNMQKWNQVYPTLAILPTSRPAVPYHPNVHVVPYSDHSSYRELEDFISALKPAAVVPIVGTCLPGSFTALLPRKKRHDFLVPESVQNYMLKQPAVQPRHRGPAPRYKRARPPPRGVVFESPSKSSEGSTNVSRASISPGSTAPEVEEVVELVWEEEVEEEEVEDEVHIVREKSQRRVPVECYKRNHYMCGMNVVNTVYDDSSTMKVLTNIVPALTPIKVRRVTSAPRRAANGMAGSSWDVTCSSNKPLKESVKAGVVRSPGTLEEMEGSVLQRLPFNQEDMMNAGLLDRRLVQRFCLVPFPHNQEDQTPFL; encoded by the exons ATGTCAGTGAATGGACATGTAATCCCACATACCCCGCTGGCTGTAGACTTCTGGCAGGTTCGCAAGTGTCCACACGCTCGCCTGTTTTTTCTATCTCACATGCACAGCGACCACACAGTTGGTTTAACTTCTACATGGAGCGACCGACCGATCTACTGCTCCCCAGTATCTGCTGCACTCTTGAAACTAAAACTACAG GTGAAACAGCAATGGGTCCGTCCTCTGGAGTTGGATGAGCCGTACATGCTGCCGTTGGATGACATCGGCAAGGAAAGACTGACGGTCACACTTATAGACGCCAACCACTGCCCAGGGTCCGTCATGTTTCTTTTCCAGGGTTACTTTGGCTCGATACTCTACACAG GTGACTTCAGGTACGCTCCCTCGATGCTACGTGAGCCTTGCCTCAGGAATGACATCCACATAGACCTCCTGTACCTTGACAACACCAACTGTGACGCCACCCGGGTCCTGCCAACCAGGCAGAGAGCCACAGAGAAGATCAAAGAGATCATCCGCAGCCACCCCGACCACAACGTTGTCATCG GTCTGTACTCCCTGGGGAAGGAGTCTCTGATCGTCTCCCTTGCCCTGGAGTTCAAGAGCTGGGTGGAGGTCAGCGCTGAGCGCATGGAGACCCTCCGCCTGCTGGGGCTCCCGGACGTGTTCACCACTGACGAGGGGGCCGGCCGCCTGCGGTTGGTGGAGCAGACGGAGGTCCGCTACTCCAACATGCAGAAGTGGAACCAGGTTTACCCTACCCTGGCCATACTGCCCACCAGCAGGCCCGCGGTGCCCTACCATCCCAATGTGCACGTGGTGCCCTACTCGGACCACTCCTCCTACCGGGAGCTGGAGGACTTCATCTCGGCGCTCAAGCCGGCCGCCGTGGTCCCCATCGTGGGCACCTGTCTCCCGGGCAGCTTCACGGCTCTGCTGCCCCGCAAAAAGCGCCACGACTTCCTGGTGCCCGAGTCGGTGCAGAACTACATGCTGAAGCAGCCGGCGGTCCAACCCAGACACAGAGGCCCGGCCCCTAGGTACAAGAGGGCACGCCCTCCTCCGCGGGGGGTCGTGTTTGAGTCTCCCTCCAAGAGCTCGGAGGGCTCAACAAACGTGAGCAGGGCTTCGATCAGCCCGGGAAGCACTGCTCCTGaggttgaggaggtggtggagttggtgtgggaggaggaggtggaggaggaggaggtggaggacgaaGTCCATATTGTTCGAGAAAAGAGTCAGCGACGTGTCCCTGTCGAATGTTACAAGAGGAATCACTACATGTGTGGTATGAACGTCGTTAATACAGTTTACGATGACTCTTCCACAATGAAGGTCCTCACAAACATCGTTCCCGCTTTAACGCCCATCAAAGTCAGAAGAGTGACGTCTGCACCCAGAAGAGCCGCAAACGGAATGGCGGGGTCAAGCTGGGACGTCACGTGTTCCTCTAACAAACCGTTGAAGGAGAGTGTCAAGGCGGGGGTCGTACGGTCTCCTGGAACACTGGAGGAGATGGAAGGGAGTGTTTTACAGCGGCTGCCGTTCAATCAGGAGGACATGATGAACGCTGGGCTGCTGGACCGCAGGCTGGTCCAGCGGTTCTGCCTCGTTCCTTTCCCCCATAACCAGGAGGACCAGACCCCCTTCCTGTAG